One genomic window of Gossypium hirsutum isolate 1008001.06 chromosome D11, Gossypium_hirsutum_v2.1, whole genome shotgun sequence includes the following:
- the LOC107912640 gene encoding chitin elicitor receptor kinase 1, translating to MLLKLFPIPLFFILTFSISVESRCTRSCTALASYYVPPNSNLTFISELFNSTLVPSSTLNFDSILSYNKQVANKDSVDSGTRLNVPFPCDCINGSLPAHEFSYRVRSHDTYDKIATEYYSNLTTVNWLQPFNTYPPTNIPDTGTVRVVVNCSCGDATISKDYGLFVTYPLRPGENLSYVLTQANLSSDLSGLVQRYNPGVNFSSGAGLVFIPGRDANGNFPPIQSSAGNSGGVIVGISIAAIVVLLLLGIGVYIGFFRKKVKGETLSSTDSQDLLAQVGNAFGSKAAESTPAVAASPGLTGISVDKSVEFSYEELALATDNFSMAKKIGEGGFGAVYYANLRGEEAAIKKMDMQATKEFLAELKVLTHVHHLNLVRLIGYCVEGSLFLVYEYIENGNLSQHLRGSGREPLPWSTRVQIALDSARGLEYIHEHTVPVYIHRDIKSANILIDKKFRAKVADFGLTKLTEVGNSSLPTRLVGTFGYMPPEYAQYGDVSPKIDVFAFGVVLYELISAKEAIVKANSSLAESKGLVALFEDGLDEPDPKAGLCKLIDPTLGDNYPLDSVFKMAQLAKACTQENPQLRPSMRSIVVALMTLSSTTEDWDVGTFYENQAVVNLMSGR from the exons ATGTTACTTAAATTATTCCCAATTCCGTTGTTTTTTATCTTAACTTTCTCCATTTCAGTAGAATCAAGATGCACCAGAAGCTGCACGGCCTTAGCATCCTACTACGTTCCGCCAAACTCAAACTTGACCTTCATATCCGAGCTTTTTAATTCGACCCTTGTTCCTTCCTCCACGTTAAATTTCGACTCAATCCTCAGTTACAACAAACAAGTTGCCAACAAAGACAGCGTCGACAGTGGTACTAGACTCAATGTTCCTTTCCCTTGCGATTGCATCAACGGCTCATTACCCGCCCACGAGTTCAGCTACAGAGTTAGGTCACACGACACTTACGACAAGATCGCCACAGAATACTACTCGAATTTGACGACGGTCAATTGGTTGCAGCCGTTCAATACCTATCCGCCGACGAATATACCCGATACTGGGACGGTTAGGGTGGTGGTTAATTGTTCGTGCGGTGACGCTACTATTTCGAAGGATTACGGGCTGTTTGTTACATATCCGCTCCGACCGGGGGAGAATTTGAGTTATGTCTTGACTCAGGCGAATCTGTCATCGGATTTGTCGGGGTTGGTGCAGAGATACAACCCCGGGGTGAATTTCAGCTCAGGGGCTGGTCTGGTATTTATCCCGGGAAGAG ATGCGAATGGTAATTTTCCACCCATCCAATCAAG CGCAG GAAATTCGGGTGGAGTTATTGTTGGGATCTCTATAGCAGCCATAGTGGTATTGCTGTTGCTGGGAATTGGTGTATATATTGGATTTTTCCGAAAGAAGGTAAAGGGAGAAACATTATCCTCGACAGACTCCCAAGATTTATTAGCTCAAGTTGGAAATG CTTTTGGAAGTAAAGCAGCGGAATCAACTCCGGCTGTTGCTGCTTCTCCAGGCCTTACTGGCATTTCCGTTGACAAATCAGTTGAGTTCTCTTATGAAGAACTTGCCCTGGCGACTGATAATTTCAGTATGGCTAAAAAGATTGGTGAAGGTGGTTTTGGGGCTGTTTACTATGCAAATCTGAGAGGCGAG GAAGCTGCAATCAAGAAGATGGATATGCAGGCAACCAAAGAATTTCTAGCTGAATTGAAGGTTTTGACACATGTTCACCACCTGAACCTG GTGCGTTTAATTGGATACTGTGTTGAAGGCTCTCTTTTCCTAGTGTACGAATACATTGAGAATGGCAATCTAAGTCAGCATTTGCGAGGCTCAG GCAGGGAGCCACTTCCTTGGTCTACTCGAGTGCAAATTGCCCTCGACTCAGCCAGAGGTCTTGAATATATTCATGAGCATACTGTCCCTGTTTACATTCATCGGGACATTAAATCAGCTAATATATTGATAGACAAAAAGTTCCGTGCAAAG GTTGCAGATTTTGGATTAACAAAACTGACAGAAGTTGGAAATTCATCCCTACCCACACGTCTTGTTGGGACATTTGGATACATGCCACCAGA ATACGCTCAATATGGTGATGTTTCTCCTAAAATAGATGTATTTGCCTTTGGGGTTGTGCTGTATGAACTGATTTCTGCTAAAGAAGCTATTGTCAAAGCAAATAGCTCCCTTGCTGAATCGAAGGGTCTGGTTGCTCTG TTCGAGGATGGTCTTGATGAGCCTGATCCTAAAGCAGGGCTGTGCAAACTTATTGATCCGACGCTTGGAGATAATTACCCACTTGACTCTGTATTCAAG ATGGCTCAGCTTGCCAAAGCTTGCACCCAAGAAAACCCTCAACTACGACCAAGTATGAGGTCAATAGTGGTTGCCCTAATGACTCTTTCGTCCACAACAGAGGATTGGGATGTTGGTACTTTCTACGAAAATCAAGCTGTTGTCAACCTTATGTCTGGACGATAG